AGTACTAACACTAGTAATCATGGAAAGAtgctgatgcatgcatggtcaaAGACTCTCATTTTCTCACTGGGTGCATGCCAAAATTTGATTGTAACCTTGTAGTGTCAGATTGGAAGTTCTTATGCTCTCTGAAAATGGGGATGGTAGATGGTGAGAATTACAAGGGAGGAAGAGTAAGGGGCTCAGCTGGTTAAAAGAAGATGGCCTGAAAACAAGTAATATAGGACTAGTTCATTTGTATATTTGTTTATCCTTGTTGGAAGCTTCTAACATACTGGTCAGGGTTGAGACATACATAGTGAGTAGTGACACATGTTGTGTATTCTTCAAGGAAGACAAAATTGCTTGTTCCAATTAAGCACCCTGAATCCTGATGGGGGTGGCATATGCAGTGCAACAAGAGTTGGCCTTGGGCACAACTCCTTTGTGCTCAGCTAGGACAAACTCTAGGCACAATGGAAACAATTATAATCTAGTTTTATGCATCCAAAGGAAAATTAAGATATGACAATATGGGCATGGGTTCATTAACCCTGGCAGTAGTAGTACTAATTATTGACGttggaaagaaaaacagaaagaagAATCTGTCGGTgccatttttatttatttatctgcaTGCCTCTCTGCTATCATGTTCTTCCCTTGGTGAGCCATATCCATATATACAGTTTCTGGACTGAGGTCAAATGTGGTGTACTCTGCTGGGCCAGGTCAAGGAAAAGTGTCCCCTGGAGGACTGAATGCCCTTCCCAAGTTATTGCAGATTTTGAtgaacacaaaacaaaaacaatgctTCTTCCCCCGATtgaaattacttgtcgaaatattacatgtatctagacgttttttacacataaatacatccgtatttggacaaatttgagacaagtaataccgatcAGAGGAAATAGTATTATTACCAACCAAACTCTGAATTCCATTATCATGCTGCTTGGCCCACCACAGCTGAGGCAGAATGCATACATGGCTATTGAACCTGCCAACATGGTACAAACATGCCATTAATTAGCATCCAAGCTCTAATCTAAAAATCAAGAAACAGAGCAGAGCTTGGGGCCCTTGAATCAAGTTACTTGTCTCCCTGCCTCCCTGCTGAGCTAATTCTGACAGTAACAAGTCAGTGGACACATATGATGCAGATGATACGATGATTGCAGACATGGGCACATCATTTGGGTTTCTTGCAGAGAAACGGGAATAGATTACACCTATAGCTCCGGCATGGGCAGGGCAGGGCAGGGGAATGCGTCATGGTCATATGGAGCGTAGAATATAGGGCAACTTGAGTGACAAGTGCCTTTGAGTTTGGGGAAACTTACCAACAACTGACTGCATGTAGTCACTTGGGACCAGTTGCCACTGGTCATTGGTCACACTCACACCCTCTTTGTGAATGGCGCAGCAGTATCGTGTGTTTGGTGTGGGGCCGTGTTGTCAGCCGCTAAAAGGCTAGGTTAATTGTCGAGATCTTCTACGGTACCCTTGAATCGCTGTGAGCTGTGCATTTGGGTTAGAAACACACCATTTCGACGCACATCATCTTGTACCAGTAGTAGTAGAATGAAATCACATGTAAAGATGCAAACGGGATCTCATTTATGTCCCACTTTTAGGGTATCAGGGGCTTACTCATCCAAAAATATAACTTACTacttcttccgtttcataattcttgtcgaaatcttacatgtatctagacattttttagaatagataaatccatttttagacaaatttaagacaagaattatggaacggagtgagtagtatTTAGAAATTGGCTTAGAATCGGACGGGACAGCTTGCATCACTAATCACATCTACTACACGCAAAGTAGATCAAACCACTATCATTAAGGAGAAGCAGATAGGGAGTGGACACCTAGTGGTAGTGTAGTACTGTAGACTGTGCAGTGGTGATGAATGGCATCAATTCTCAATGCATGTGAGCTCATTTTGTTTGCCCGGCACCGGTCACAGTTCAGTTACTCCATCACATCAGCCGCCACCCGTGTTGCACGATGAGTGATTGCCTAGCTAGATAGGTTCCAAGTAGGAAATTCAGCAGCTGTGCTATTATCACGAATCCTACGAGCTATAGAGTATGTGTGATCTTATCATGGGATCCGACAAAAAGGTTAGAGCTATAGCTTCCTTGTGAACCACTCCACTAATGCTGGCATTTCGGCGTAATCTGCGAGATTTTAATTACGGAGTAACTTAGATTCCAAGCCATGTTTTATTCTGTTCCAGTCAACATAATCCCTGATCATGGTGAACTAGTGAGTTAACTTGACGCGTCCCCCATGTGCGACTAGGGTTGCAATTGAGTCGAGTTTGAGCGAGATAGACTAAACTCATCGGTTAAGCTCGTATTGAAAAATGAGCAAGCTAAATTTGACTCGAGCCAGAGGTTGAGCTGCAGTGACTATTTTTCCAATTTGTCGACATtcgattttatttttgcgtTCTCACTAAAAAGTTCCTCTGCCCCCTCCATTATCCTCCGTGACTAAGGGCAGCAATGTTTGACGCGAGCCGGAGGAGGCAAGACGAGACAAGGCGAAATGCGAGCCGAGGCAGAGGAGACAAGGAAGAGGCAGAGGAGACAAGGAAGACGTACAATCCTGGCCGTTGGATCAGGATCACATCGTTTCAAAAATCCGGCGGCTAACGGAAAGacaaaattaaaagaaaaacagctaGCTACTGAAAAATACAGTAGGCAGCTCCCGgccaaagaagaagatggaaaatTGGTCTAGAATCTGCATTTCTGGTTCTGGAGAGAAGAAAAGCAGCGCGGAGGACGTCACGAGGAGACACACGCAGACGGGCAGCGTATGCAAAACCCAAACCTCCCAAACCTCGTTTCACGGGAAACCACAAGGGAAATAACGGCAGTGCAGCCCAGCAAGAGTACGACCCGGAACAGGGACAAAAGTTAACAGATCGTTTGTCAACCAagaatccaatttttgataggatttcatttggttgaatttgaattccggattgaaaaatcatgtttgtctaccacatgaaattgaagagtgagagacaattctagaAAAATGGTAGCTTTTAGAGAGAAATTGAGAttagttatagtgtgattccatGTAATTTAAGATTGAATTCCTGTGCCTAATTctgtgccaaccaaacaagttgttttttgaaattcaaaatgaattttaCAATTCTATGctcaaatgatgggtgccaaacgaaCTGTAAGATACGGGTCGTGGCAAGGCCCCGCGCGACCGGGCCTTCATTGCTCGCAATCAACGGGGGCACACGGCAAGATGCTGTACCAAAGCGGCCTTCATGGCATGGGAATCCAGATTCCTGGAAATCGCTGATTTCAATTTTCAGGACGCCCGGTCTCCCTCCGTGGTTCTGGAGGAAGGCCGTGGCAAAGATGCTCCAGGGCTTTCTGCAGATGGCAGCACCCAAACACTTACGTGCATAGTAGTACTACCACATGGCTTTGTGCTGTGACAACAAACAGGAAAGAAGATGACATAGTACCAAGATTTCCAATAGCATGGACGACATCAGCAAATGATATGTCAGCACAAGCATATTATCCATTCATGTCAGGAGATTTGCTACTAGAACAGGATCGATCACGCATTTCCATTCTCAGGAGCCTCAGACCAGAGCAAAAGCCTTCGActgatggctgctgctgctgctgctgcttcaccAAGGCTCAGCTCAACTAACTCAACTCAACTCAGCTGGGGAATCAAATCCCCAGCCATGGCAATCCAGCATTATCCCCGgatccttccttccttccatccTTCCTCTCGCAGGAAACGGCACAACAACTATTCACTTTTCGCCCTTTTACCCTGCCTGTATGGATGCTTACTTGTCTACTACTATAATGTTACACATTGGCTGCCGCACCCAGGACATTATCATCATCTCTCCAATAGGATTAGAATCTGTACAGACTACTACACTACCCTTTTACAACACTTCACTGGGGGGTCTGGTCAAATGATCAAATAATAGCCCACGTTATTTCGCTTCCCGCAAACCTTGTCATCTCAGAGGCCTCGTTTGGCCTTCATTTTATTCTCCTCCCATATGGTGTTTATCCTTCGAAGCTCCTGGACAGTACAGCTCGATGTACTACAGATATATGTCGTCTGTCAGTGGATCGGAAGCAGGAGTATTTGCCCGGGAGAAGCAGCAGGATATCCTCATACATCTCGTTCCATCCGGATGATACACTAAGGTGAACTATGTCAATTGACTGCTATTATGTGGCTCACAGCTGTAAAGCCAAGTCCGGATGTTTCGGATTCACTACCTTCCCCCTAGGAGGGGAACCTGATGGCTGGACGCCAGCATTATTTAAGCTTGGAGATGCGGAACTATTATCGTTTTGTGGAGATGCACCCTTCTGATCATGACCTGCATCTTGAGAGGGGTTGGCGGTTATCTTTCCAATAACTCCATTCTGTGCTGTTTTAACACTCTCAGCGGCCAGTGGGTGCCCATGGAGATAGCCGTTGGCCCTGCCATTGACTCCAGAAAACATCCCAAGCACTTGAGCATGCGTCATCTGCATGCCTGGCCCGAATAACCCTTGTCCAGTGTACTGGCCAATGGTGTGTGGCACAGCAGTGATTCCATTGATGTTGGAGGTTTCTTGACTATGGCCGTGCTGCTGCAATGGAGGTGTCGGTCCAGTATTAGCCACACCATCGCATGACATGCTAACTCCGTTTACATATTTGGGTGGTTTGCTGGCCAATGCAGAGTTCTTGTCAAAGCCTGTGGATGTGGATGCCACTGGCTTGTTTCTAGTTGGATGTTCTTCACCAGTGACATCCCCATTCGAAGACAGCTCAGAATTTCGATGGAGATCATCGCTTCTGGATGTCATACTGTGTGTTGGAATACTGGACTCAGCGGACGGATCAGTAAATACGGGAACACGAGCCCACTGGGAGTTTTGAAGTGGCTCACCATCTCCAACCCATCCTGGGCCAAACTTTTCCTCAGGCAATACCCGTCTGATACCCTTTGCTGCTATATCCCAGCCAACCGGACCAAGTTTTGCAGCGAATCGTGCCAAGCTCCTAGCATATGCATGTTGCTGTTGAACCCCTATCTGTTTCCATTATGAAAGGAATTCagtcacacacacaaaaaagtaGCAAGTAGTCATTTTTATTCTAATTAGATATATGAAACAAATGTCAGATAGTAGCTGCAAATATTCACCTATAGCTAAGTTGGCAAGGCTTGTAAGTTATAAGTCAAGAATTCAATctaatttgatcaaaatgtgCTTACTGGAACTAGTAGTTTCCTCTCACAATCAAGGGCAGAAAACAGAGGACTGTGATGTGAGTATTGCTGATCATATGTACTCCGACGATCATCGTCTAAATAGGTAATCTTCTTTCCATACTTCGAAGGCCCTACATGATAAAAGCAGCAGAGGCCATGTTTATGCTCCATAAGTACAGTACTGCACTTTTCACGTGATAAATTAGCACTAAGAAAAACAAACCTGAGCAAACACCAGTTTTATCTGTTCTTTTACCACTACAAGAACCGAGTATGCTGTGGTGAAGAATGGGTGAATCTCTCATGGAGATATTTGTATTCCGAGTTCTGTCTCCAGCCGGTCTTTTCCTTGTTTCAGTGTTATCTGCAGATTTGTTTGCTTTTGGATTGGATAAATCTGGTGAAACATCCCTCTCAGTCTTCTCAACAGTTCTCTTTGCATTTTTTGGTGGCCTGCCTCTTCTAGGTGCTATCTTGGGTTGTTCTTCTTCACTATCACTAGCTTGTCTTAAATTCTCAAAATCCTTTTTGGCAAGAGCTTCAATAGACCGTGCCTGCGGAGATGTGAACATTTTAGGTAAGTAGCTAAGACTACTATGTGCAACTTAAAATGCCAAACAAAATAGTGTATCAGTTTCTTTTGTGTCGATATGTACAGTATCTTTTTACATATTAAAATGTCCTTTTGGAGAAACAGGGTATCCTGTTTGTATAGAAATTAACAGCAGAAGGTCAAGCTCACACCACACGGCAGTTCCCAGGGAACTGCACCAAGCATTAGAAATTTGCAGGACTCATGTTTCGTTTGTGCCCAGCCAGCCCTGACTAAATTGGGCTAGCCGAGGTCCCAAACAACCAAAAGGTTTCGTTGCCAAGGATTAGCACAAAAATGCTAGGATGTGACCAAAGAGCCTTGGTCGTCACAAAATTTGGCAACACTCCATATAAAGGCCGAACTCTTGGAGGTGACCAGAAAAATGGGAGGCTTGTTTCGGAAACCAACTGAACGTGTCCCACATATGCATAACCACAGAATTACAAAGTAAAATACGTGACCAGATAATGGTACATGTTCAAGATGGATTAGATTGTACCTGGCGATAGTATACCGTGTCATCTGAATTGTAGGACATGGCATTTGACGTAAGTAGAAATACATCATTCTGAAGAGACAAAAACATAGACATCAAGAGAAGATGTATTAGCACATTATGATTTGCAGCATGCTTTAATCTCCCATACAAGTTACAAAATATATACAAGGTTCAACCTAAAaatggaaagaagaaaaacactgtagaaaagaaaatatctaCAGCATGCCCAGATTCTTGGATCTGATGCAGTATGTAGACTAAACAGCAAAGTCACCTCAAGCCTAACAACAGCATGACCTAGAGTTTAGTTCAACAGAAATGTTCATATCACCTGAAAGCAAGAAAAACTGGCTTTTCATCTCAGGAACAGATAGAATTAATGTATGCAAGAAGTACAGTGTCAAGTTGTATTATAGAAGTTTTTGAGATATGAGATTTTATAGTAAAGCAGTCAACTTGATTAGGCATAATCATCAGTTTTGGGAATATTTGTTGCACAAATCTGGATAGAAGTCCGAAGTAAATTTCAGCATCTAATGATCCAGCCTATGTTACCACAACAGGTAATCCCTTCTTCTGCCTATGTTGACAGATTGATCATATACAATTTACCAGTGTATCAATTGAAACTTGAAAGCGTATGTACGAGCTTATTTAATCAGTACAAGTGTAAAACATTTGGAAATCTTGAATAAGCACACTGGATTTTCTACCTGTAACAGATTATGGTACAATACAGCAGTAAATAGCTCGTAGGAAATCTCTAAATGCCAATTCTAAGAGCATTTCTCTGCGAGGACGTTACTCATATAAAAAATTCCCCATTTTGAGCGCAGACAGGAATAACGATGTATGCAAAAGCAACATGCAGATGACAACCTCGTCTAATGTGAATATATTGCAACCTTAGTTTACACAATAAATTCTTAGTTGCACCCAAAATGCAGAAagcacaagaaaagaaaaccagtAGGCCTTGAGGttgtttgtacactttacacTATATGCAAAGAACAGACAATGACAACAAAGCTAGGCTCCATGCTTTAATTGTACAAAAGAACAGCAAAAcaacacttttttttctagaatatacCTCGGCGGGTATATCATGCATTAAAGGAGAAGGCCGCGACGCggcaagcaaaacaaaacttTGACCTATGAAGTGGTCCAGAAAATAAGGCAGCATGGAACAGCTAACATACGTTTTACTAGTTAATCAAAATACAGCTAGTAACACAAAAATCAGACATAGAGCCAGtaacagaagaagaaacaggCAGCATACCTCGAACTGCTCCAGGGTGGTATACGAGTCATTCAACAGCTTTTCACGGATGGTTGCGAAGTCCATAGGTTGTTCGATAAGCTCATGGTAATCCGGAAGCTGCAGCCACacacaacaagcacagcacgcCAGTATCAGCATCAGCAGTCCAACATATGAGAAGAGCAGGACTAGAGCTAAATTGCTCACCTCCTCTGGGTCAACGGGTTCCGAGTAAACTCCATAAGTATCCTTCCTGGGAGTAGAGTATTGGAAGGCAGTGAgaaacacacacgcacacataGCTGAAGAAACCAGAGGCTCTCATTGGAGGAGAACTACAAGAGGATGATGGGGCCAGGGCACTCACTTCTGGAGCCTGTCGAGGATGAAGAGAAGCAACTTTTTGTCcgggaggggcgtccccgtgGGCCCGCCATCCGACGCAGCGACCCCTGCTCCCACAAGCAGCAGCGCGAGGCGAACAACGTTAGCCCAGagaaaaattcaaatcctTTAACCACCTCAACGCAGATGCTTGCTTCCCTCCAAGACCTCACCTTTCCCCGTCGCTTTCGCTAcatccttcttctcctccaccgcttcctcctcctgcagcagcagcaaacaaACAGCAGTTAGACCTTGCGTTCGCCATGAAATCGCAACCTTTGCGTGAACATGGCGACTTAAAAGCGTCAATTCTTGCACGAACGAGTGAGAGTTGCAGCAAAAATCTTTCTGTACGCATTACAGGCGACGACTTTTACTCCCTTTTTGCCGCCCAGGCAGCGCTCGCAAACCCGTGGGTAAGAGGAGGGGAAAGCAGTCAAATCCGTCAAAAACTTGTCAGATCCGCATACTGTTCCCTTCAAAGGAAAGGATTAAAGCGCTGACGAGGTCAAGATCCCTAGACCCAGACTCCCAGAGGAAACaagacaacaaaaaaaaaaatccaagccCGCCCAAAAAAGCAGCAGCGCTCTCCGAGAAGCTAAAAATCCTCAACAGCCACTCACTCCAGCAGCCGCACACTGATCTCCCCTCTCCCGCCAGATTCCCCCTCGCCGCGAGCCGTGCGGCCACAAAGGGCAGGGCCcccgagaaaaaaaaaatcccaaacCCGCAGATCCAACCACTGCAGCTCCGCATCGCCGCGTGTCCCGCAGCCAAAACCCCGTCCGGGAGCCCGCAAAACCTCGGGGAATTTCCAAAATTCTGGCGCAAGGAAGGACCAGGAGGAACCcccacctcgccggcgccggagaggaCGCTCTTGAGCCgcttctgccgccgccgcccgctcccaGCCCCCaagtcctcctcgtcgtccgagGGGTTGGGGTCGCGGCGGGGCGGGGAGGACGAGGCCTCGGGGTTTTGCGCCTGGAGGCGCAGGCTGCGGCGCTGGAGGTCGAGGAGGGACGGGCGGCCCTTCTTCTTGCGCTTCCGCTGCGGGGACGCGGTTTCCGCGGGCGCcgggggcgggggaggaggaggagggggcggggGCTTCCGTGTCTTCGCCATCAGCAGcggccgcgacgccggcggctgcggcggcgagacggggcggggcgaggaggaaggggaggtgGGATTTCCGGCCTGGGGACGAACGGGTCGGGGTGCGTGTGGCGTTGCGTGCGTTTGGTATTTTTCTCCCGGAGGGGGGCTCTTTCGGTTGCTACGGGGCTCCTCCTCTTAACCCTGACACGCGGGGCCAGGAGCGCTGGGaggcccacatgtaagagaGGGAGCACCCAGTGGGTTGAGCTACCGGTTTGTGATCGGCCGGCCTCAGGCGCGTTTGGTGGCCGGTGGGGCCGGGGAGCGCGTCTCTGTCGTGGGCGGACCTGATTGGTGGGTCTCTCCTGGGTGGGTTTGTTTTCTAGTCGGAGCAGGAGAGCGCGTGGGCCCGCTTGTCAGTAGGGGCCTGAtgtggcctttttttttgtcatgttttCCCGCAATTTTTCTCTGTTTCTATCGGGTGTCATGCGTACACGTTTTGAAAAGGTTAATCGAAATGAATGAACATTGCTTTGTGACTTTGTGTCAACTGATACAATTCTGTGAAATGGTGTTTTGAAACCCAATAGGAGATTTTCTAGGACTTGTATTAGGATACAAGATATTGTGTCGCACAGGTACATGTGTAATAATCTGTAAGAAAATTCTGACGATTCGTCACCCTGGATGGACTCAGCTGCTTCGCACACATATGGAGCGCATACTTAAAGCTCATAGTCGACCTGCAAATGAGGCTATAATCCGCTACTTCTTTACTACGCTCACTAATTCATTGCAGTACAATATGACACGGTGTTATGTTGACAGATGTGTAATAGTTCCAGGAACTATCCGGGTTTTAAAGACTTGGCTTTTTGTAGCCACCTCAAGGTGTTTCTTTTAAGTTCATTCTTGGTTAGgagtttttttaatgttttttcTCCGCAGTTGTGAAGTTATTCGTGGTTTTCTGTAGCTGTGATGCCTCCTCTATACCCTTCACGCCTGGATTTCGGGTAGCGTTGGGCCCACATCTACGCAAGAGAATATTGAGTTGCTTGAGTTATCAGCAAGCCTCGGGCGCGTTTGGTAAGGGTGGAGATGGGGCGAAGAACTTGTGTGTGTTGTGAGTGGGTTGATTGATGGGTCCTCGGAATAGGGTGTTTTCTATTTGTGGCACGAGAGCTTGTGGGTCTGCTTGTCAGCAGGGCATTGCCGTCTTGCACACAACTGATACAAAGTTCCGACATTCCAACAGTGCACTCAAACAAGACACGGTGTATAAGCTGGGCTCTCCTATGCATTGGACACGTGTGCCATATGGTGCACAACAGTAGGACCCACAACTCTTTTATGAGGCTCCTTGATTCTTCAGAGGGTAGCAATGCACAACATCATAGTTAGGGATGGAGGTATGAT
This is a stretch of genomic DNA from Brachypodium distachyon strain Bd21 chromosome 1, Brachypodium_distachyon_v3.0, whole genome shotgun sequence. It encodes these proteins:
- the LOC100830901 gene encoding bromodomain-containing protein DDB_G0270170 yields the protein MAKTRKPPPPPPPPPPPAPAETASPQRKRKKKGRPSLLDLQRRSLRLQAQNPEASSSPPRRDPNPSDDEEDLGAGSGRRRQKRLKSVLSGAGEEEEAVEEKKDVAKATGKGVAASDGGPTGTPLPDKKLLLFILDRLQKKDTYGVYSEPVDPEELPDYHELIEQPMDFATIREKLLNDSYTTLEQFENDVFLLTSNAMSYNSDDTVYYRQARSIEALAKKDFENLRQASDSEEEQPKIAPRRGRPPKNAKRTVEKTERDVSPDLSNPKANKSADNTETRKRPAGDRTRNTNISMRDSPILHHSILGSCSGKRTDKTGVCSGPSKYGKKITYLDDDRRSTYDQQYSHHSPLFSALDCERKLLVPIGVQQQHAYARSLARFAAKLGPVGWDIAAKGIRRVLPEEKFGPGWVGDGEPLQNSQWARVPVFTDPSAESSIPTHSMTSRSDDLHRNSELSSNGDVTGEEHPTRNKPVASTSTGFDKNSALASKPPKYVNGVSMSCDGVANTGPTPPLQQHGHSQETSNINGITAVPHTIGQYTGQGLFGPGMQMTHAQVLGMFSGVNGRANGYLHGHPLAAESVKTAQNGVIGKITANPSQDAGHDQKGASPQNDNSSASPSLNNAGVQPSGSPPRGKVVNPKHPDLALQL